TTAAGGGGGCGGGCCCGGGCAAGGAAGACTACTTGGACCTCATGAAGGTCATGTACGAGCTCTTCATGCTTGGACGCCGCAATGGTCTGCTCGCTTTGGATGAACATGTCAGCTCTCCTGAATCGAGCTCTATCTTTTCGAACTACCCTAAGTTCCTAGCGGATAAGGATAAGGTCACCTTCCTTTGCTCGGCTCTGCGTCCGATCATCGATGGCAAGATCAAGCCAGATCAGTTGGAGCCACTCTTGAAGGCGGAAATCGATGCCAAGAAACACGCAGCGCATGGACCTATCAACGTGCTCCACCTCCTCGGCGACTCGCTGCCAGGTATTGGTATCGTTGCGGCGGTATTGGGTATCATCCTAACCATGAGCGTATTGGACCAGGGCGTTATGGTGATCGGTGGTCGTATTTCCGCGGCTTTGACAGGTACCTTCCTCGGTATCTTCATCGCCTACGGCTTTATTAATCCGCTTTGCAACCTTATCGAGTTTGGTAACGAAGCGGAAGAAACCTATTACATTTGTATGTCCCGCTCGATCGGCGCCTTTGCTCGTGGCCTAGCGCCAATCATGGCCGTCGAGCTCGCACGCCGTAGTCTTGAAGCCAGCATGGTACCAAGCGCGGACGATCTGGAAAACATTTTGAAGTCCGCAACCTCGGGCTAATCCGAAGAGATGAAACAGCAGGTCGTACACCACGGTGGGGCTTGGAAAGTGGCCTACGCGGACTTCGTTACCGCGATGATGGCGCTTTTCATGGTACTCTGGTTGACTTCCCAGGACGAAAACTTGAAGAAGGATCTGGCTCGCTATTTTCAGGATCCATACAATACCCCGATGGACAATTCAATGGGGGTAATCGAGAGCACCGCGGAGGGGCAAGTGTCCAATCAGGATGGACAGTCCAAGGGCAAGGCGGAGATTTCCGATTTCAAGGTTCTCTACGATATGGCCCAGGAGTTCATGCGCTTGCTGAACATCGAAAGCGCCAACCCGGACCAGAAACCTGTCGATCTAGACGTGACCAGCGATGGGCTGCGAGTCACGCTTTACGACCGGGATGCTCATCCGTTTTTCGTAGAAAATACGGCCGATTATACGCCTTGGGGCTCCTTTGTGATCGAAACGCTTTCCTGGCTTGTTCAGCGTCACGGATTCATGGTTCGGGTCGACGGCTACGTGTCAGAAGGATTCGAAGGTGATGGCTGGGAGTATACGGCCTGGGAACTTTCTAGTGATCGGGCAAATTCTACCCGCCGTTTGCTCGAGCGATATGGGGTACATGCGGGACAGTTCAAGTCCGTGACCGCTCATGGCACCATGGAACCGCTGCCCTTCATGCATCCTACCGCTGAATCCAATGACCGCGTTTCGATAAGCCTTGTCTTGACCGAGCTCTACAACAATCTCCGAGAGTACGAGACCGAACGAGAATCTCAGGTCGACACAGAGTACTAATGGACAGCTATCTTTCAGGCAGGGAGCAACTCGGGGAATCCAAGAAATCCAAGGATTCCTTCAAACTCATGGCCTCGGGCGATAGCTTCGGCCAGCTTTCCTCTCCGCCAGCGGAAGACAGGGAAGAAAAGGAGAGCTGCGGCGAAGGCGGCAGCAAAGTTTCCTACGTGACCGAAGGGGGGCGCGTGACCAAGATAGTGGTTACTTGCAACTGTGGGCAGGTCACGGAAATCGACTGCCAGTACGAAGACTGAGGGGCTGCATTTCCTGCCACATGGCTAGGGCACTTTTGCCGACTGGAAATTGCACTTTTTTAAGTGGTTGATAAGTAAGGTTTTATAACGTTGGCATGTGGGTTGCTTAGTTGTTGCCCAAATGCTGAACGGAGTCTACCAAAACGCAGCGGCCATGACGGGCCTCGAGAACTGGAACAATTCTATTGCCCAGAACATCGCCCAATCGTCCGTGCCCGGTTACAAGAAGGCCTTGCTTTCTTTCGAGGGAGTCGAAGCCGGAAGTGTAGGAGTAAAGGACCAGTTTGGAAACATTCTCGAACATGCCTCCATCCAGACCAAAGGTGTGGGCAGCGTAGACTTCTCGGAAGGTTCGATTGTCACCACCAACGGGGAGCTCGATTTCGCGATCGAAGGCGAAGGATTCTTTGAGCTTCGTGCCGATGACGGCCAACTGGTCTACACCCGAGATGGCCAGTTCAAGGTCAACGACGAAGGCGAGCTCGTGAGCAAGCAAGGGTTTCACGTCATGTCTGATACCCGCAACATCATTCAGCTGATTCCAGACGGTGGGCCAGTACAGGCTGCCAAGGACGGAACTGTTCGCCAAGGCGGACAAAAGGTTGCCGAGCTCAGCCTCCGCTCTGTTGAAGATACTAGCAGTATGATTCGCTCGCATGGCGGTTTCATCCTTACCGGAGACAATAAGAGCAATGCCATCGATGCGGATTCTCGTTTCGTTCGCCACGGCTCTCTGGAGCAAAGCAACGTCTCTGCCACCACCGAAATGATCAACCTGATCAATGTCTCTCGCTCTTTTCAGCTCAACCAAAAGGTCATCCAGCAACATGACGACGCCCTCGGAAAGGCGATCCAGTCATTGGGCGGCCACTAATCCCCTTAACCTACTCTTAAAGCTAACCACACCAGAACATGAGCATTTCACTATACTCCGCGGCCAGCGGGATGGAGGCCCAGCAGACCAACCTCAACGTTATCTCCAACAATATAGCGAACGTGAGCACGACCGGCTTCAAGAAGAGCAAGGTCGAATTTCAAGATATGTTCTATCAAGTGCCCAAGTCTGTAGGTGCGGACTCGGGAGGAAATATAATCCCAACGGGTATACAGGTCGGTACAGGTACCCAGGTGGTGTCTACCTCCAAGGTTTTCACGCAGGGCCAGGTTTCTCAGACTGGTGAGGAAATGGATGTGGCAATCGTGGGTGACGGCTTCTTTCAAGTAACTGGCACTGATGGAGAGCCGCTCTACACTCGTGACGGCGCATTCAAAGTCGGCCCGAATGGAAACGTAACGAATTCTCAGGGTATGACAGCGGTTGGTTTCCCTTCGCCACCTGATGGAACCAATGGTATCACCATCAACAACACCGGCGGCGTTACCTTTACCAATGACAGTGGAGACATTCTGGGAACAGGAGACATCCAATTGGCTCGCTTCCGCAATCCATCAGGACTATTGGCGCTAGGTGGTAATCTATTCCGTGAGACCGAAGCGAGTGGGGCTCCCACCGTGGGAACTCCAGGCGAGAATGGAATCGGCACCTTGCAGCAGGGGTACCTTGAAACCTCCAACGTGAACATCGTGGAGGAGATGGTGAACATGATCCTAGCGCAACGCGCCTACGAGATTAACTCCAAGTCGATCCAGACCTCGGATTCGATGATGCAACAAGTAAGCCAGCTGAAGCGCTAGTCATGAAAATTTCGATACTCCTTAGACTTTCTCTCGGCCTCGGCCTTGCCGTGTTCATTTTCGCTTCCGCCTTGCGCGCTTCGTTGGATGAAATCCTCGCGCCTTTGCCAGTCGCAAAGATCGTTGTAGCGTCTGCTCCTGTGGTCGAACTCGCTTCGGAAAAGACAACTGATACGATTGTAACGAACAACACAAAGAGTGAGCTGTTTGCGGCGGACGCCATCCTTAGCTCAGATGTGGAAGAAGTATTGAGAGACTCTTTAGAAGATGCTCTGCGTCCTTCAGGAGACCTTACCCTAGTGCCGCTTCGCGACTTGCCGGACTTGTCCTCGCACTCGCAGCCGTTCCAGATCAACTTGGTTACCATCCCCAACCGCCTCACTCGAGGCAACATACTGGTAGGTTTCCAAGTCGAAAACGAGGAGGGCATCCTAGGAGAATGGAGCGTCCCGTTTAGAGTTCATCTCTACAGCGAGGTCTGGTATACACGTACACGCTTGGGTCGCGGAGAGATCGCATCGCCTTCTGACTTGGAAAGCCGCCGTGTTGATCTGCTCGCCGAGCCAGATGCCGTCCCTGCCAGTCTCGAGAGTTTACTCCGACGCGAGTACAGCCGGGACATCCAGCCTGGTAAGCCGCTTACTTGGGGCGATCTAGTGGAACGCTCCCTCATTCGAAGAGGAGATGTCGTAGAGGTATCCGCGGTCAATGGCTTACTTGCCATCACCATGCGTGCGATTGCTCGTCAAGATGGGTCCGATGGAGACCTCATTCTTCTTAGGAACATCGATTCTTCCAAAGAGTTTTCCGCCAAGGTGGTAGGAGAGAATCGGGTAGAAGTGGTTTTTTAATCCCTCAAATTTTCTATACTAAAATGTGTAAGCAATTAATAACTACGGCAGCACTCCTCCTTGCCACGGCCCTTTCTGGCAAGTCTCTTTGGGATTCTCCCAAGAACAATGAAAGCGGCATGTTTGCGGATCGTTCCGGCGCTCAAGTCGGCGATATTATTACCCTGGAAATTGAAGAGGAGACCATCGTCAACCGAACAAGCTCCAAGTCATCCTCCACATCCTCAAATATTTCACAGGACCTAGGATCCATCGTAATTGGCAATGTTATAGAAACTGGTTCGGCAGCGGGAAGCATATCTCTAAACCCGAACGACTCTTTCAACGGATCCGGTACGGTGGCGGATACAAACATCTTTCAGGCGCGTGTCGCAGTGATGGTGGTCGATGTTCAGCCAAACGGAAACCTGATCGTTGAAGGCGCTCGCAAGGTTAAGTCCTCAGGCGAGGCGCAATACCTCGTGGTTCGTGGCATCGTTCGCAAGGACGATGTTCTGTCGGACAACACAGTCACTTCTGAAAACGTGCTCAATGCGTCAATCGAGATGTTTAGCGAAGGCGATCTCAAGACTGCCCAAACTAA
This region of Pelagicoccus albus genomic DNA includes:
- the flgG gene encoding flagellar basal-body rod protein FlgG — its product is MSISLYSAASGMEAQQTNLNVISNNIANVSTTGFKKSKVEFQDMFYQVPKSVGADSGGNIIPTGIQVGTGTQVVSTSKVFTQGQVSQTGEEMDVAIVGDGFFQVTGTDGEPLYTRDGAFKVGPNGNVTNSQGMTAVGFPSPPDGTNGITINNTGGVTFTNDSGDILGTGDIQLARFRNPSGLLALGGNLFRETEASGAPTVGTPGENGIGTLQQGYLETSNVNIVEEMVNMILAQRAYEINSKSIQTSDSMMQQVSQLKR
- a CDS encoding motility-associated protein; translation: MFVIIGAVIVLGATFGAFLMSGGNFGLLMHPPEFVAIFGITGGVAVICAPKDVLIHTIHATIGALKGAGPGKEDYLDLMKVMYELFMLGRRNGLLALDEHVSSPESSSIFSNYPKFLADKDKVTFLCSALRPIIDGKIKPDQLEPLLKAEIDAKKHAAHGPINVLHLLGDSLPGIGIVAAVLGIILTMSVLDQGVMVIGGRISAALTGTFLGIFIAYGFINPLCNLIEFGNEAEETYYICMSRSIGAFARGLAPIMAVELARRSLEASMVPSADDLENILKSATSG
- a CDS encoding flagellar motor protein MotB, encoding MKQQVVHHGGAWKVAYADFVTAMMALFMVLWLTSQDENLKKDLARYFQDPYNTPMDNSMGVIESTAEGQVSNQDGQSKGKAEISDFKVLYDMAQEFMRLLNIESANPDQKPVDLDVTSDGLRVTLYDRDAHPFFVENTADYTPWGSFVIETLSWLVQRHGFMVRVDGYVSEGFEGDGWEYTAWELSSDRANSTRRLLERYGVHAGQFKSVTAHGTMEPLPFMHPTAESNDRVSISLVLTELYNNLREYETERESQVDTEY
- the flgA gene encoding flagellar basal body P-ring formation chaperone FlgA, whose product is MKISILLRLSLGLGLAVFIFASALRASLDEILAPLPVAKIVVASAPVVELASEKTTDTIVTNNTKSELFAADAILSSDVEEVLRDSLEDALRPSGDLTLVPLRDLPDLSSHSQPFQINLVTIPNRLTRGNILVGFQVENEEGILGEWSVPFRVHLYSEVWYTRTRLGRGEIASPSDLESRRVDLLAEPDAVPASLESLLRREYSRDIQPGKPLTWGDLVERSLIRRGDVVEVSAVNGLLAITMRAIARQDGSDGDLILLRNIDSSKEFSAKVVGENRVEVVF
- a CDS encoding flagellar basal body L-ring protein FlgH — its product is MCKQLITTAALLLATALSGKSLWDSPKNNESGMFADRSGAQVGDIITLEIEEETIVNRTSSKSSSTSSNISQDLGSIVIGNVIETGSAAGSISLNPNDSFNGSGTVADTNIFQARVAVMVVDVQPNGNLIVEGARKVKSSGEAQYLVVRGIVRKDDVLSDNTVTSENVLNASIEMFSEGDLKTAQTKGWIQRLVDVTNVL
- a CDS encoding flagellar hook-basal body protein — translated: MLNGVYQNAAAMTGLENWNNSIAQNIAQSSVPGYKKALLSFEGVEAGSVGVKDQFGNILEHASIQTKGVGSVDFSEGSIVTTNGELDFAIEGEGFFELRADDGQLVYTRDGQFKVNDEGELVSKQGFHVMSDTRNIIQLIPDGGPVQAAKDGTVRQGGQKVAELSLRSVEDTSSMIRSHGGFILTGDNKSNAIDADSRFVRHGSLEQSNVSATTEMINLINVSRSFQLNQKVIQQHDDALGKAIQSLGGH